The following proteins are encoded in a genomic region of Haloarcula salinisoli:
- the glpK gene encoding glycerol kinase GlpK produces MTDTYVGAIDQGTTGTRFMVFDHSGRVVTSAYEKHEQIYPEPGWVEHDPVEIWENTKDVVTTGLDEADLDPGQLEAIGITNQRETTIVWDKETGKPVHNALVWQDRRTTDRVEEIQAEGKVEWIREKTGLECDAYFSATKAEWILDNAEPLKLEAARGEDVRKRAEQGELLMGTPDTWIIYNLTGNHITDVSNASRTMLYNIHEMEWDDELLEEFGVPASMLPEVRPSSDEQTYGSTDADGFLGAEVPVAGALGDQQAAMFGQTCFDKGEAKNTYGTGAFYLMNTGNEAVESDHGLLTTVAFQMSDEPVQYALEGSIFMAGAAIEWLEDVDLINNAAQTAELSRSVDSTDGVYMVPAFTGLGAPHWDGRARGTIVGMTRGTRKEHIVRATLESIAYQTRDLAEAMEADSGVQTDKLRVDGGAVKNNFLCQLQSDIIQTDIARPEVDETTALGSAYAAGLAVGYWDTVDELRDNWRIDREFSPEKSSEEVDKLYDRWDDAVERSLDWAQEE; encoded by the coding sequence ATGACAGACACATACGTCGGTGCGATAGACCAGGGAACGACAGGTACGCGGTTCATGGTGTTCGACCACAGCGGACGGGTCGTCACCAGCGCCTACGAGAAACACGAACAGATTTACCCGGAACCCGGCTGGGTCGAGCACGACCCAGTGGAGATCTGGGAAAACACCAAGGACGTCGTGACCACGGGTCTCGACGAGGCAGACCTCGACCCCGGGCAGCTCGAAGCCATCGGTATCACCAACCAGCGCGAGACCACGATCGTGTGGGACAAGGAGACCGGCAAGCCAGTCCACAACGCGCTGGTCTGGCAGGACCGCCGGACGACGGACCGGGTCGAAGAGATTCAAGCGGAGGGGAAAGTCGAGTGGATTCGCGAGAAGACGGGGCTGGAGTGTGACGCGTACTTCTCGGCGACGAAGGCCGAGTGGATTCTCGACAACGCCGAGCCCCTGAAGCTGGAAGCCGCCCGCGGCGAGGACGTTCGCAAGCGAGCCGAGCAGGGGGAACTCCTCATGGGGACCCCCGACACGTGGATAATATACAACCTCACCGGCAACCACATCACGGACGTCTCCAACGCGTCGCGGACGATGCTGTACAACATCCACGAGATGGAGTGGGACGACGAACTCTTAGAGGAGTTCGGCGTGCCAGCGTCCATGCTACCGGAAGTCCGTCCCTCTTCGGACGAGCAAACCTACGGCTCCACGGACGCCGACGGCTTCCTCGGCGCGGAAGTGCCGGTCGCCGGCGCGCTGGGTGACCAGCAGGCCGCGATGTTCGGCCAGACCTGTTTCGACAAGGGTGAGGCCAAAAACACCTACGGGACCGGTGCGTTCTACCTGATGAACACCGGCAACGAGGCGGTCGAATCGGACCACGGCCTGCTGACCACCGTCGCCTTCCAGATGTCCGACGAGCCGGTTCAGTACGCGCTGGAGGGGTCCATCTTCATGGCCGGGGCGGCCATCGAATGGTTGGAGGACGTCGACCTCATCAACAACGCCGCCCAGACCGCAGAACTGTCTCGTTCGGTCGACTCGACCGACGGCGTCTACATGGTCCCGGCTTTCACCGGCCTGGGCGCGCCCCACTGGGACGGGCGCGCTCGCGGGACTATCGTCGGAATGACCCGTGGGACGCGCAAAGAGCATATCGTGCGTGCGACACTCGAATCTATCGCCTATCAGACCCGTGACCTCGCGGAGGCGATGGAAGCCGATTCGGGCGTCCAGACGGACAAACTCCGGGTCGACGGTGGTGCGGTCAAGAACAACTTCCTCTGTCAGCTCCAGTCCGACATCATCCAGACGGACATCGCGCGACCCGAGGTCGACGAGACCACGGCCCTGGGGAGCGCCTACGCCGCCGGCCTCGCCGTCGGCTACTGGGACACCGTCGACGAGCTGCGGGACAACTGGCGAATCGACCGCGAGTTCAGCCCAGAGAAGAGCTCCGAGGAAGTCGACAAGCTCTACGACCGGTGGGACGACGCTGTCGAGCGGTCTCTCGACTGGGCACAGGAGGAGTAA
- a CDS encoding TetR/AcrR family transcriptional regulator, giving the protein MAGDAAFGGEATDTREEIMHATYAALQKHGYAGISISRIAEEADLSKSSFYHHFDGKHDILLAFADYMLEDFERAMGIESTGDPVEDLYTFLNLILGVYPTERAAPDQVERLGAFLEVRCQAINDPEFRQKFTENPDRYVAHLTEIIEDGIEQGVFHDVDAERTATFLLTIVDGIIVEATTRTDDPREDLWESLSEYIEDNVVRRRTDTDIASWRQRPGRLTTGGTQNNADPRLTTGSPGDHPFFPSRPLKKDLRDPDDETEE; this is encoded by the coding sequence ATGGCCGGTGACGCTGCGTTCGGGGGCGAAGCCACCGACACGCGCGAAGAGATAATGCACGCCACGTACGCCGCCCTCCAGAAGCACGGCTACGCGGGCATCTCCATCTCGCGTATCGCCGAGGAAGCCGACCTCTCGAAGTCGTCGTTCTATCACCACTTCGACGGCAAACACGATATCCTGCTCGCCTTTGCCGACTACATGCTGGAGGACTTCGAGCGAGCCATGGGAATCGAGTCCACCGGCGACCCGGTCGAGGACCTCTACACGTTCCTCAACCTCATTCTCGGAGTCTATCCGACCGAGCGGGCCGCCCCGGACCAGGTCGAGCGCCTGGGCGCGTTCCTCGAAGTGCGCTGCCAGGCCATCAACGACCCCGAGTTCCGCCAGAAGTTCACAGAGAACCCGGACCGCTACGTCGCCCACCTGACCGAGATCATCGAGGACGGCATCGAGCAGGGCGTGTTCCACGATGTCGACGCCGAACGGACCGCAACCTTCCTGCTGACTATCGTCGACGGCATCATCGTCGAAGCCACGACGCGGACCGACGACCCGCGAGAGGACCTCTGGGAGTCGTTGAGCGAGTACATCGAGGACAACGTCGTCCGTCGGCGGACAGACACCGACATCGCCAGCTGGCGCCAGCGACCGGGCCGGCTGACGACCGGCGGCACGCAGAACAACGCCGACCCGCGGCTGACGACCGGGAGCCCGGGCGACCACCCCTTCTTCCCGTCGAGACCCCTGAAAAAGGACCTGCGTGACCCCGACGACGAGACTGAGGAGTAA
- a CDS encoding AAA family ATPase gives MDLDTRITRRQRDETGLVIDDEAISPVAHVAEPIGRGPVFETLLDYLDPVLDGDLPPDAYVWGPTGAGKSAVVTALFAHLRPRRSRLGSIVHTATHDGPGRRSAPSFVYVDARAATTDFGLYHTVLDGIVEESVPTQGVRTETLLDQLRETLASPSCRAVVAVDHVGESETDALSAFAERLDGLGDALAWLAIGRTPPADLESLPPTKRIEVPAYDTGTLADIVTSRAMSGLDAHALTYQQSRAIAAWANGNAHDALAALFAAADRANECGRSRIDDEDIAHAREAIQRPCVPLAQVLTLAPNRQRVLSALLDVDAGDRSSVEDTAAAIAGDVDLSAGTVKRYLYEFADDGIVDRVRTDGSTSGRPPSRVEPRFPTRVFRRLHERGGPDTV, from the coding sequence ATGGATCTCGACACCCGAATCACGCGACGCCAGCGCGACGAGACCGGGCTCGTCATCGACGACGAGGCCATCAGCCCGGTCGCCCACGTCGCAGAGCCCATCGGTCGTGGTCCGGTGTTCGAGACGCTGCTCGACTACCTCGACCCGGTGCTCGACGGCGACCTCCCGCCGGACGCATACGTCTGGGGGCCCACCGGGGCCGGCAAATCCGCCGTCGTCACCGCCCTTTTCGCCCACCTCCGGCCCCGCCGCTCCAGGCTCGGCTCCATCGTCCACACGGCGACCCACGACGGCCCCGGCCGCCGTTCTGCCCCGTCGTTCGTCTACGTCGACGCCCGGGCAGCCACCACCGATTTCGGTCTCTACCACACCGTCCTCGACGGCATCGTCGAGGAGTCGGTCCCGACACAGGGGGTCCGCACCGAGACGCTGCTGGACCAGCTCCGCGAGACGCTGGCCTCGCCGTCCTGCCGCGCCGTCGTCGCCGTGGACCACGTCGGCGAGTCCGAGACCGATGCCCTGTCGGCGTTCGCCGAGCGCCTCGACGGACTCGGGGACGCACTCGCCTGGCTGGCTATCGGCCGCACACCGCCGGCCGACCTCGAATCGCTCCCCCCAACAAAGCGCATCGAAGTGCCGGCCTACGACACCGGGACCCTCGCCGATATCGTCACCAGCCGGGCGATGTCGGGCCTCGACGCCCACGCGCTCACGTACCAGCAGTCCCGCGCTATCGCCGCGTGGGCGAACGGGAACGCACACGACGCGCTGGCCGCGCTCTTTGCCGCCGCCGACCGGGCGAACGAGTGTGGCCGGTCCCGTATCGACGACGAAGACATCGCTCACGCACGCGAAGCGATTCAGCGCCCCTGTGTCCCGCTCGCGCAGGTGCTCACGCTCGCCCCCAACCGCCAGCGAGTGCTGTCCGCGTTGCTGGACGTCGATGCGGGCGACCGCTCGTCGGTCGAGGACACGGCTGCCGCCATCGCCGGCGACGTCGACCTCTCGGCCGGGACGGTCAAACGCTACCTGTACGAGTTCGCCGACGACGGCATCGTCGACCGCGTCCGGACGGACGGGTCGACGAGCGGTCGGCCCCCGAGTCGCGTCGAGCCACGGTTCCCGACGCGGGTGTTCCGGCGGCTCCACGAACGGGGCGGGCCCGATACCGTGTGA